One window from the genome of Streptomyces sp. NBC_00287 encodes:
- a CDS encoding ABC-F family ATP-binding cassette domain-containing protein, producing MTATLVVKNLAAGHGDRALFSGLDLVVAPGDVIGLVGANGAGKSTLLRMLAGLLAPEEGELRLSPPTATIGHLPQEPERRPGETVREFLARRTGVAEAQRTMDEATQALVDGAPGADDAYATSLERWLDLGGADLDERAEEIADSLGLAVDLDQPMTSLSGGQAARAGLASLLLSRYDVFLLDEPTNDLDLDGLERLERFVSGLRAGTVVVSHDREFLTRTVTKVLELDLAQQQINLYGGGYAAYLEERDVARRHAREDYEEYADKKSALQDRAQMQRSWMDKGVKNARRKSGNDNDKIGRKFRSEASEKQAAKARQTQRMIERLDVVEEPRKEWDLRMEIASAPRSGAVVATLRDAEVRRGDFTLGPVSLQIDWADRVAVTGANGAGKSTLLGALLGRIPLTAGQSTLGSGVLIGEVDQARKLFHGEEALLDAFSAAVPDTEPVEVRTLLAKFGLKSDHVLRPAATLSPGERTRAALALLQGRGVNLLVLDEPTNHLDLPAIEQLESALDSYEGTLLLVTHDRRMLDAVHVTRRLEVADGKVTER from the coding sequence ATGACTGCCACCCTCGTCGTGAAGAACCTCGCCGCCGGCCACGGCGACCGCGCCCTGTTCAGCGGGCTCGACCTCGTCGTCGCGCCCGGAGATGTGATCGGCCTGGTCGGCGCCAACGGTGCCGGAAAGTCCACGCTGCTCAGGATGCTCGCCGGCCTGCTCGCGCCGGAGGAGGGCGAGCTGCGCCTCTCCCCGCCGACCGCGACCATCGGCCACCTCCCGCAGGAGCCGGAGCGGCGGCCCGGCGAGACCGTCCGCGAGTTCCTCGCCCGGCGCACCGGCGTCGCCGAGGCCCAGCGCACCATGGACGAGGCCACCCAGGCCCTGGTCGACGGGGCGCCCGGCGCCGACGACGCCTATGCGACGAGCCTGGAGCGCTGGCTGGACCTGGGCGGCGCCGACCTCGACGAGCGCGCCGAGGAGATCGCCGACTCCCTGGGCCTGGCCGTGGACCTGGACCAGCCGATGACCTCCCTCTCGGGCGGCCAGGCGGCGCGGGCCGGTCTCGCCTCACTGCTCCTGTCCCGCTACGACGTCTTCCTCCTCGACGAGCCCACCAACGATCTCGACCTGGACGGCCTGGAGCGCCTGGAGCGCTTCGTGAGCGGCCTGCGCGCCGGCACCGTCGTCGTCAGCCACGACCGCGAGTTCCTCACCCGCACGGTCACCAAGGTCCTCGAACTCGACCTCGCCCAGCAGCAGATCAACCTCTACGGCGGCGGCTACGCGGCTTACCTGGAGGAGCGCGACGTCGCCCGCCGACACGCACGCGAGGACTACGAGGAGTACGCCGACAAGAAGTCCGCCCTCCAGGACCGCGCCCAGATGCAGCGCTCCTGGATGGACAAAGGCGTAAAGAACGCGCGCCGTAAGTCGGGCAACGACAACGACAAGATCGGCCGCAAGTTCCGCAGCGAGGCCAGCGAGAAGCAGGCCGCCAAGGCCCGCCAGACCCAGCGCATGATCGAACGCCTTGATGTAGTCGAGGAGCCGCGCAAGGAGTGGGATCTGCGCATGGAGATCGCCTCGGCCCCGCGCTCGGGAGCGGTTGTCGCGACCCTGCGCGACGCGGAGGTCCGCCGAGGCGACTTCACCCTCGGCCCGGTCTCCCTCCAGATCGACTGGGCGGACCGGGTGGCGGTCACCGGCGCCAATGGCGCGGGCAAGTCGACCCTGCTCGGGGCCCTGCTCGGCCGTATCCCCCTCACCGCGGGACAGTCGACGCTCGGCTCTGGCGTGCTGATCGGCGAGGTCGACCAGGCCCGCAAGCTCTTCCACGGCGAGGAGGCACTGCTGGACGCCTTCTCGGCCGCGGTCCCGGACACGGAACCGGTCGAGGTGCGCACCCTCCTGGCCAAGTTCGGTCTGAAGTCGGACCATGTGCTGCGCCCGGCGGCCACGCTCTCACCCGGCGAGCGTACGAGGGCCGCCCTGGCCCTGCTCCAGGGCCGGGGCGTCAACCTGCTCGTCCTCGACGAGCCGACGAACCACCTCGACCTCCCGGCCATCGAACAGCTGGAGTCGGCGCTCGACTCCTACGAGGGCACGCTGCTCCTGGTGACCCACGACCGGCGCATGCTGGACGCGGTGCATGTCACCCGGCGCCTGGAGGTCGCCGACGGCAAGGTGACCGAGCGCTAG
- a CDS encoding serine hydrolase domain-containing protein has translation MPIRRRVLCRPRLGTVSLVAVCLTTLSPAAAGAATHPKPDTDPALQRQLEALVRSPGGPPGVIAVLKDGRKTQVVTAGVADLETGRKLRPHDHMRIASAAKAFSGAVALSLVRLGDLSLDDTLGERLPNLPDAWGAVTLRQLLNHTSGLPDYSESREFRETLLANPRHRFDSRKLLNYVVNRSLRFPAGTRYQYSNSDNIAVALMAEAATGARYERLLEELVYRPLGLDRTSLPQGYQMPEPYLHGYDVSPPEPPEDVSELIGMSGVWASGGIVSTPADMTRFIRGYAGGELYGDDVVQQQRDWIEGASQPAGPGRNKAGLGIFRYTTRCGVVLGHTGNTAGYTQLVAATPDGRKSLTFSTTTQINQALKPDLLRQLRAVQENFVCALLKGKS, from the coding sequence ATGCCGATCCGCCGCCGTGTCCTGTGCCGACCCCGTCTGGGTACGGTCTCCCTCGTCGCGGTCTGTCTGACCACGCTGTCCCCCGCCGCCGCGGGCGCCGCCACGCATCCAAAGCCGGACACCGACCCCGCTCTCCAACGCCAGTTGGAAGCCCTGGTCCGCAGTCCCGGCGGTCCGCCCGGTGTCATCGCCGTGCTGAAGGACGGCCGCAAGACCCAGGTCGTGACGGCCGGAGTCGCCGACCTTGAAACCGGGCGCAAGCTCAGGCCGCACGACCACATGCGCATCGCCAGCGCGGCCAAGGCCTTCAGCGGAGCGGTGGCGCTGTCCCTCGTCCGCCTCGGCGACCTGAGCCTGGACGACACCCTGGGCGAGCGGCTGCCGAACCTGCCGGACGCCTGGGGCGCCGTAACGCTGCGCCAACTGCTGAACCACACCAGCGGCCTGCCCGACTACTCCGAGTCGCGGGAGTTCCGGGAGACCCTGCTCGCCAACCCCAGGCACCGCTTCGACTCGCGCAAGCTGCTCAACTACGTGGTCAACCGCTCCCTGCGCTTCCCGGCGGGCACCCGGTACCAGTACTCCAACTCCGACAACATCGCCGTGGCCCTGATGGCCGAGGCGGCCACCGGCGCCCGGTACGAGCGGCTGCTGGAGGAGCTGGTGTACCGGCCGCTGGGCCTGGACCGCACCAGCCTGCCGCAGGGCTATCAGATGCCGGAGCCCTATCTGCACGGCTACGACGTGTCCCCTCCCGAGCCGCCGGAGGACGTGAGCGAGCTCATCGGCATGTCCGGCGTCTGGGCCTCGGGCGGCATCGTCTCCACCCCCGCCGACATGACCCGTTTCATCCGCGGCTACGCCGGGGGCGAGCTCTACGGCGACGACGTCGTCCAGCAGCAGCGCGACTGGATCGAGGGCGCCTCCCAGCCCGCCGGTCCCGGCCGGAACAAGGCGGGGCTCGGCATCTTCCGGTACACGACCCGCTGCGGTGTGGTCCTGGGCCACACCGGCAACACGGCCGGCTACACCCAGCTGGTCGCGGCGACCCCGGACGGGCGCAAGTCCCTGACCTTCTCCACCACGACACAGATCAACCAGGCCCTCAAGCCCGATCTCCTGCGCCAACTGCGTGCCGTCCAGGAGAACTTCGTCTGCGCCCTGCTGAAGGGCAAGAGCTAG
- a CDS encoding Tex family protein produces MATGSIEGRIAEELGVRERQVKAAVELLDGGSTVPFIARYRKEATEMLDDAQLRTIEERLRYLRELEERRTAILESVREQGKLTDELEARIRGAETKARLEDIYLPYKPKRRTKAQIAREAGLEPLAEGLLADPGVEPLAAAAAFVDADKGVADPQAALDGARAILTERFSEDADLIGELRERMWVRGRLAAKVREGKEEAGAKFADYFDFAEPFTALPSHRILAMLRGEKEEVLDLNLEPEEPTEGPSSYEGIVASKFRITDRGRPADKWLKDTVRWAWRTRILVHLGIDLRLRLRTAAEDEAVNVFAANLRDLLLAAPAGTRATLGLDPGFRTGVKVAVIDATGKVVATDVIYPHVPANKWDEAIAKLARLAKEHAVELIAIGNGTASRETDKLAGELITKHPELKLTKVMVSEAGASVYSASAFASQELPDMDVSLRGAVSIARRLQDPLAELVKIDPKSIGVGQYQHDLSEVKLSRSLDAVVEDCVNGVGVDVNTASAPLLSRVSGITSGLAENIVAHRDSNGPFKSRSELKKVARLGPKAYEQCAGFLRIRGGDDPLDASSVHPEAYPVVRRMVKTSGQEVASLIGNTGVLRSLKPQEFVDETFGLPTVTDILKELEKPGRDPRPAFKTATFKEGVEKISDLSSGMVLEGVVTNVAAFGAFIDVGVHQDGLAHVSALSKTFVKDPRDVVKPGDIVKVKVLDVDIPRKRISLTLRLDDEAAPQGPSGGGERRQQRGGRPPQQRQGRGGGGGGSRQAAPPANSAMADALRRAGLLDPKKGKR; encoded by the coding sequence ATGGCAACAGGGTCCATCGAAGGCAGGATCGCCGAGGAACTCGGCGTACGGGAGCGGCAGGTGAAGGCTGCCGTCGAGCTGCTCGACGGCGGTTCGACGGTGCCCTTCATCGCCCGCTACCGCAAGGAAGCGACCGAGATGCTCGACGATGCGCAGCTGCGCACGATCGAGGAGCGGCTGCGCTATCTGCGGGAGCTGGAGGAGCGGCGGACGGCGATCCTGGAGTCGGTGCGCGAGCAGGGCAAGCTCACCGACGAGCTGGAGGCTCGGATCCGGGGCGCCGAGACCAAGGCGCGCCTGGAGGACATTTATCTGCCGTACAAGCCGAAGCGGCGGACCAAGGCGCAGATCGCGCGCGAGGCGGGCCTCGAGCCGCTCGCCGAGGGGCTGCTCGCCGATCCGGGCGTGGAACCGCTGGCCGCGGCCGCCGCGTTCGTCGACGCCGACAAGGGCGTGGCCGATCCGCAGGCCGCCCTCGACGGCGCCCGGGCGATCCTCACCGAGCGGTTCTCGGAGGACGCCGACCTGATCGGCGAGCTGCGTGAGCGCATGTGGGTGCGCGGGCGGCTGGCCGCCAAGGTGCGCGAGGGCAAGGAGGAGGCGGGCGCCAAGTTCGCGGACTACTTCGACTTCGCCGAGCCGTTCACCGCGCTCCCCTCGCACCGGATCCTCGCCATGCTGCGCGGCGAGAAGGAGGAGGTCCTCGACCTCAATCTCGAGCCGGAGGAGCCGACGGAGGGGCCGTCCTCGTACGAGGGCATCGTCGCCTCGAAGTTCCGGATCACCGACCGCGGCCGCCCGGCCGACAAGTGGCTGAAGGACACCGTCCGCTGGGCCTGGCGGACCCGGATCCTGGTGCATCTCGGCATCGACCTCAGGCTGCGGCTGCGTACGGCCGCCGAGGACGAGGCGGTCAATGTCTTCGCGGCGAACCTGCGGGACCTGCTGCTCGCCGCGCCGGCCGGCACGCGCGCGACGCTGGGCCTGGACCCCGGATTCCGTACGGGCGTGAAGGTCGCCGTGATCGACGCGACCGGCAAGGTCGTCGCGACCGATGTCATCTACCCGCATGTCCCGGCCAACAAGTGGGACGAGGCCATCGCCAAGCTGGCCCGGCTCGCCAAGGAGCACGCGGTCGAGCTGATCGCGATCGGCAACGGCACCGCCTCCCGGGAGACCGACAAGCTCGCCGGTGAACTCATCACCAAGCACCCGGAGTTGAAGCTCACCAAGGTGATGGTGTCCGAGGCGGGCGCCTCCGTGTACTCGGCCTCCGCGTTCGCCTCGCAGGAGCTGCCCGACATGGACGTGTCGCTGCGCGGCGCCGTCTCCATCGCGCGCCGGCTCCAGGACCCCCTCGCCGAGCTGGTGAAGATCGACCCGAAGTCGATCGGCGTCGGCCAGTACCAGCACGACCTGTCCGAGGTGAAGCTGTCGCGGTCGCTGGACGCGGTGGTGGAGGACTGTGTGAACGGCGTCGGCGTCGACGTGAACACCGCGTCCGCCCCGCTGCTCTCCCGCGTCTCCGGCATCACCTCCGGACTCGCCGAGAACATCGTGGCGCACCGCGACTCCAACGGTCCGTTCAAGTCCCGCTCCGAGCTGAAGAAGGTCGCCCGGCTCGGCCCGAAGGCGTACGAGCAGTGCGCGGGCTTCCTGCGGATCCGGGGCGGCGACGACCCGCTGGACGCCTCCAGCGTGCACCCGGAGGCCTACCCGGTGGTCCGGCGGATGGTGAAGACCTCCGGCCAGGAAGTGGCGTCCCTCATCGGGAACACCGGTGTACTGCGGTCGCTGAAGCCGCAGGAGTTCGTGGACGAGACGTTCGGTCTGCCGACCGTCACCGACATCCTCAAGGAGCTGGAGAAGCCCGGGCGCGACCCGCGACCCGCCTTCAAGACGGCCACCTTCAAGGAGGGCGTCGAGAAGATCTCCGATCTGTCGTCCGGGATGGTCCTGGAGGGCGTCGTGACGAACGTGGCGGCGTTCGGGGCGTTCATCGACGTCGGTGTCCACCAGGACGGTCTCGCGCACGTCTCCGCGCTGTCGAAGACGTTCGTCAAGGATCCGCGGGACGTCGTCAAGCCGGGTGACATCGTCAAGGTGAAGGTCCTCGACGTCGACATCCCGCGCAAGCGGATCTCGCTGACGCTGCGGCTGGACGACGAGGCCGCCCCGCAGGGCCCGTCCGGCGGCGGCGAGCGCCGTCAGCAGCGCGGCGGGCGTCCGCCGCAGCAGCGGCAGGGGCGTGGCGGCGGTGGCGGCGGCTCGCGCCAGGCGGCGCCGCCCGCGAACAGCGCGATGGCCGACGCGCTGCGCCGTGCGGGACTGCTGGACCCGAAGAAGGGCAAGCGCTGA
- a CDS encoding LPFR motif small protein: MFRAIADVLRQIGSAVATVVTLPFRALARLFSGASGGARRRRA, from the coding sequence GTGTTCCGTGCCATTGCAGACGTTCTGCGACAGATCGGCTCGGCCGTGGCGACCGTCGTGACGCTGCCGTTCCGGGCGCTCGCCCGGCTCTTCAGCGGCGCGTCCGGCGGCGCGCGACGGCGCAGGGCCTGA
- a CDS encoding SCO6745 family protein, whose protein sequence is MTTAALDPRAGRRCHNALNTLHSMHYFAPELGKEAGALGITHPKAVNFAVRSAALGAVGPGTVTATFYNYKYEAVARHVPAVWQTATPEQVLAARARAVDAMLRRLLGEEVIASAELAEAAELALRATEACARHARPLYAAHADLPVPEEPHLAYFHAATLLREHRGDGHLAALMSAELDGLEALVTHTATGRGFTPRWQLVTRGWNQEEWDAACARLRERGLLDDSGELTEQGIALRDEIERETDRLDRAPYEHLGAEGVARLTELGSGFVRTALAAGAFPADLIGKA, encoded by the coding sequence ATGACTACAGCCGCCCTGGACCCGCGCGCGGGCCGCCGCTGCCACAACGCGCTCAACACGCTGCACTCCATGCACTACTTCGCGCCCGAACTCGGCAAGGAAGCGGGCGCGCTGGGGATCACCCACCCCAAGGCCGTGAACTTCGCGGTGCGGTCCGCCGCCCTCGGCGCCGTCGGGCCCGGCACGGTCACGGCCACCTTCTACAACTACAAGTACGAGGCCGTGGCCCGGCATGTCCCCGCCGTGTGGCAGACCGCCACGCCGGAGCAGGTGCTCGCGGCACGCGCGCGTGCCGTCGACGCCATGCTGCGGCGGCTGCTGGGCGAGGAGGTCATCGCCTCCGCCGAGCTGGCCGAGGCCGCGGAACTGGCGCTGCGGGCCACCGAGGCGTGCGCGCGCCACGCGCGGCCGCTGTACGCCGCCCACGCGGACCTGCCGGTTCCCGAGGAGCCGCACCTGGCGTACTTCCACGCCGCCACGCTGCTGCGCGAACACCGGGGCGACGGGCACCTCGCCGCGCTGATGTCCGCTGAACTGGACGGCCTGGAGGCGCTGGTGACGCACACCGCGACCGGCCGGGGCTTCACCCCGAGGTGGCAGCTCGTCACCCGTGGCTGGAACCAGGAGGAGTGGGACGCGGCCTGCGCCCGGCTGCGCGAGCGCGGCCTGCTGGACGACTCGGGCGAACTGACCGAACAGGGCATCGCCCTGCGCGACGAGATCGAACGAGAGACCGACCGCCTGGACCGCGCGCCCTATGAGCACCTGGGCGCGGAAGGCGTGGCCCGGCTGACGGAACTCGGCTCGGGCTTCGTCCGTACGGCACTGGCCGCGGGCGCGTTCCCCGCGGATCTGATCGGCAAGGCCTGA
- a CDS encoding GlxA family transcriptional regulator → MAQRTVLLVLFDGVQSLDVTGPLEVFTGAENQAPGSYRLRTASLDGAPVRTSSGLTLVPDTSLADAPAPHTLLVPGGQGTRGPDPGLAAWLRAHGPRAERLVSVCTGAILLAEAGLLDGRRVTTHWAYCAKLARDHPAVRVDPDPIYVRDGHVSTSAGVTAGIDLALALVEEDLGRDTALTIARYLVVFLRRPGNQAQFSAQLAAQTALREPLRDVQQWITEHPAEDLGVESLAARAGLSPRHFARAFRAETGTTPGRYVDQVRLEHARRLLEDTAGGVEEISRASGYGTPEAMRRAFLKALGTAPAEYRRRFHPAPSI, encoded by the coding sequence ATGGCGCAGCGAACGGTTCTCCTGGTCCTCTTCGACGGTGTGCAGAGCCTCGATGTCACCGGCCCGCTGGAGGTCTTCACGGGCGCGGAGAACCAGGCGCCGGGCAGCTACCGCCTCCGCACGGCCTCCCTGGACGGCGCCCCCGTCCGAACCTCCAGCGGCCTGACCCTCGTACCGGACACATCCCTCGCCGACGCACCCGCCCCGCACACCCTCCTCGTCCCGGGCGGCCAGGGCACCCGCGGCCCGGACCCGGGGCTGGCCGCCTGGCTGCGCGCTCACGGACCGCGCGCCGAGCGCCTCGTCTCCGTCTGCACCGGAGCGATCCTGCTCGCCGAGGCGGGTCTCCTGGACGGCCGCCGGGTGACGACCCACTGGGCGTACTGCGCCAAGCTCGCCCGCGACCACCCGGCCGTCCGGGTCGACCCCGATCCCATCTACGTCCGCGACGGCCATGTCTCCACCTCCGCCGGTGTCACCGCCGGCATCGACCTCGCGCTGGCCCTGGTCGAGGAGGACCTGGGCCGGGACACCGCCCTGACCATCGCCCGCTACCTGGTCGTCTTTCTGCGCCGACCGGGCAACCAGGCCCAGTTCAGCGCGCAGCTAGCCGCCCAGACGGCCCTGCGCGAACCGCTCCGGGACGTTCAGCAGTGGATCACCGAGCACCCGGCCGAGGACCTCGGCGTCGAGTCGCTCGCCGCCCGCGCGGGACTCTCCCCGCGCCACTTCGCCCGGGCCTTCCGCGCCGAGACCGGCACGACTCCCGGCCGCTATGTCGACCAAGTCCGCCTGGAACACGCCCGCCGTCTCCTGGAGGACACCGCCGGGGGCGTCGAGGAGATCTCCCGCGCCAGCGGCTACGGCACCCCCGAGGCCATGCGCCGAGCCTTCCTGAAAGCCCTCGGCACGGCCCCGGCGGAGTACCGCCGCCGCTTCCACCCAGCCCCGTCCATCTGA
- a CDS encoding DJ-1/PfpI family protein — MQIAIVLFDRFTALDAVGPYETLGRLPDAETVFVAERTGPVRTDTGNLALTADRTLAEVPSPDIVIVPGGPGQTPQMENAALLDWLRAADATSIWTTSVCTGSLLLAAAGLLKGRRATSHWLALDFLKQFGAEPTGERVVTDGKYVTAAGVSSGIDMGLTLLGRIAGDEHAQAVQLLTEYDPQPPYDAGSPEKAPAHLVAEFRTKSRFILT; from the coding sequence ATGCAGATCGCCATCGTCCTCTTCGACCGCTTCACCGCCCTCGACGCCGTGGGCCCCTACGAGACCCTTGGCCGCCTCCCGGACGCGGAGACCGTGTTCGTGGCCGAGCGGACCGGACCCGTCCGCACCGACACCGGAAACCTCGCGCTCACCGCCGACCGGACCCTGGCCGAGGTGCCGAGCCCGGACATCGTGATTGTGCCGGGCGGCCCCGGCCAGACCCCGCAGATGGAGAACGCGGCGCTCCTGGACTGGCTGCGCGCCGCCGACGCCACCAGCATCTGGACGACGTCCGTGTGCACCGGCTCCCTGCTGCTGGCCGCTGCGGGGCTCCTGAAGGGGCGCCGGGCGACATCGCACTGGCTGGCCCTGGACTTCCTGAAGCAGTTCGGTGCCGAGCCCACGGGGGAGCGGGTGGTCACGGACGGCAAGTACGTCACCGCGGCCGGCGTCTCCTCCGGCATCGACATGGGTCTGACGCTCCTCGGGCGCATCGCGGGCGACGAACACGCCCAGGCCGTACAGCTGTTGACGGAGTACGACCCGCAGCCGCCCTACGACGCAGGCTCCCCCGAGAAGGCGCCCGCGCACCTCGTCGCGGAGTTCCGCACGAAGAGCCGCTTCATCCTGACGTAG
- a CDS encoding enoyl-CoA hydratase/isomerase family protein: MEPQLLHSVTDSVATVVIHHPEKRNAMTSAMWAALPPLLGTLAADPQVRALVLTGAGGTFCAGADIGALQDTPEEAQGLAKRAEDALGAFPKPTLAAVRGHCVGGGTQLAAACDLRFAEEGALFGVTPAKLGIVYPASSTRRLVALTGPAAAKYLLFSGELIDSARALRTGLVDEVLPAGELGKRVAEFTRILVGRSQLTQAAAKEFANGRLDRDAHWSEQARGSDDLAEGVAAFLQRRKPHFTWSVPTSG, from the coding sequence ATGGAGCCGCAGCTGCTGCACAGCGTCACCGACTCGGTGGCCACCGTCGTCATCCACCACCCCGAGAAGCGCAACGCGATGACGTCGGCGATGTGGGCCGCGCTGCCGCCGCTGCTCGGCACGCTGGCCGCCGATCCGCAGGTGCGGGCGCTGGTGCTGACCGGGGCGGGCGGCACTTTCTGCGCGGGGGCGGACATCGGCGCGCTCCAGGACACGCCCGAGGAGGCGCAGGGCCTCGCCAAGCGCGCCGAGGACGCGCTCGGGGCATTCCCCAAGCCGACGCTGGCCGCCGTGCGCGGGCACTGTGTGGGCGGCGGGACTCAGCTCGCGGCGGCCTGCGATCTGCGGTTCGCCGAGGAGGGCGCGCTGTTCGGGGTGACCCCGGCGAAGCTGGGCATCGTGTACCCGGCCTCCTCCACCCGGCGGCTGGTGGCGCTGACGGGCCCGGCCGCCGCCAAGTACCTGCTGTTCTCGGGCGAGTTGATCGACTCCGCGCGGGCGCTGCGCACGGGTCTGGTCGACGAGGTGCTGCCCGCGGGCGAACTGGGCAAGCGGGTGGCGGAGTTCACCCGGATCCTGGTCGGCCGCTCACAGCTGACCCAGGCGGCGGCCAAGGAGTTCGCGAACGGCCGCCTCGACCGCGACGCCCACTGGAGCGAGCAGGCGCGCGGCAGTGACGACCTCGCGGAGGGCGTCGCCGCGTTCCTTCAGCGTCGGAAGCCGCACTTCACCTGGAGCGTTCCTACGTCAGGATGA
- a CDS encoding HdeD family acid-resistance protein, with the protein MADSTQQLRRGFGWLAALGVLLVLAGLVGLIYTAAATLTSMLLFGWLLLIGGAVGLLHAIQARGTNFFWLGVVVAALNIAAGVVIIAKPEATAEALTMFAALLFLTGGVFRLVGSAVVRGPQFGWTLLQGTFDLLLGILVLASWPSDSKYVIGTFIALALLFDGLGLIATGYGGRRVVGMVSDAMGAETKAAAASVPDTTKPVQPE; encoded by the coding sequence ATGGCCGACTCCACCCAGCAGCTGCGCCGCGGTTTCGGCTGGCTCGCCGCGCTCGGCGTGCTGCTCGTCCTCGCCGGGCTCGTCGGCCTGATCTACACCGCGGCCGCCACCCTCACCTCGATGCTGCTGTTCGGCTGGCTCCTGCTGATCGGCGGTGCCGTCGGCCTGCTGCACGCGATCCAGGCGCGCGGGACCAACTTCTTCTGGCTCGGTGTGGTGGTCGCGGCGCTGAACATCGCGGCCGGTGTGGTGATCATCGCCAAGCCCGAGGCGACGGCCGAGGCGCTGACCATGTTCGCCGCGCTGCTGTTCCTCACCGGCGGGGTGTTCCGGCTGGTCGGCAGTGCGGTCGTACGCGGCCCCCAGTTCGGCTGGACACTGCTCCAGGGCACCTTCGACCTGCTGCTGGGCATCCTGGTGCTGGCCTCCTGGCCGAGCGACAGCAAGTACGTCATCGGCACCTTCATCGCGCTCGCGCTGCTCTTCGACGGGCTCGGACTGATCGCGACGGGCTACGGCGGGCGGCGCGTGGTGGGCATGGTCTCCGACGCGATGGGCGCCGAGACCAAGGCCGCCGCGGCCTCCGTACCCGACACCACCAAACCCGTACAACCCGAATAG
- a CDS encoding ATP-binding protein, whose product MENHGRGPAPRPTGDPLPYEGVWRFTASAVDASVPQARHAVRDLLYRQGVPLTDDQVHALLLIVSELVTNAVRHAALLSPMLAVEVAVGAEWVRVSVEDNHPYRPTALEADHGQTGGRGLLLVREVTREAGGACDVEHTASGGKVIWAALPLKPAHVVP is encoded by the coding sequence ATGGAGAACCACGGGCGCGGGCCCGCCCCACGCCCAACAGGCGACCCACTGCCCTACGAGGGTGTGTGGCGGTTCACCGCCTCGGCCGTCGACGCGTCCGTCCCGCAGGCGCGGCACGCCGTACGGGATCTGCTGTACCGACAGGGGGTGCCGCTGACGGACGATCAGGTGCACGCCCTGCTGCTGATCGTCTCGGAGCTGGTCACGAACGCCGTCCGGCACGCGGCGCTGCTGTCGCCGATGCTCGCCGTGGAGGTCGCCGTCGGTGCCGAGTGGGTGCGGGTGTCCGTGGAGGACAACCACCCCTACCGCCCGACCGCCCTGGAGGCCGACCACGGCCAGACCGGCGGGCGCGGGCTGCTGCTGGTGCGGGAGGTCACCCGGGAGGCGGGCGGCGCCTGCGATGTCGAGCACACCGCGAGCGGCGGCAAGGTGATCTGGGCCGCCCTGCCGCTCAAGCCCGCGCACGTGGTGCCGTAG
- the idi gene encoding isopentenyl-diphosphate Delta-isomerase, giving the protein MPITPAAATHTPSNGSADEILLELVDENGVTIGTAEKLAAHQPPGQLHRAFSVFLFDERGRLLLQQRALGKYHSPGVWSNTCCGHPYPGEAPFAAAARRTYEELGVSPSLMAQAGTVRYNHPDPDSGLVEQEYNHLFVGLVQSPLRPDPEEVGDTAFVTPEELAERHAKDTFSSWFMTVLDAARPAVRELTGPTAGW; this is encoded by the coding sequence ATGCCGATCACACCTGCCGCCGCGACGCACACTCCGTCGAACGGCTCCGCAGACGAGATTTTGCTCGAACTGGTCGACGAGAACGGTGTGACGATCGGCACCGCGGAAAAGCTCGCCGCCCACCAGCCGCCGGGGCAGCTGCACCGCGCCTTCTCCGTCTTCCTCTTCGACGAGCGGGGCCGGCTGCTGCTCCAGCAGCGGGCGCTGGGCAAGTACCACTCCCCCGGTGTGTGGTCCAACACCTGCTGCGGCCACCCCTACCCCGGTGAGGCGCCCTTCGCGGCGGCGGCCCGGCGGACGTACGAGGAGCTCGGGGTCTCGCCGTCGCTGATGGCCCAGGCGGGCACGGTCCGCTACAACCACCCGGACCCGGACTCGGGCCTGGTGGAGCAGGAGTACAACCACCTCTTCGTGGGCCTGGTGCAGTCCCCGCTGCGCCCGGACCCGGAGGAGGTCGGCGACACCGCGTTCGTCACGCCCGAGGAACTGGCGGAGCGGCACGCTAAGGACACCTTCTCGTCCTGGTTCATGACCGTGCTGGACGCGGCCCGCCCCGCGGTGCGCGAGCTGACGGGCCCGACCGCCGGCTGGTGA